In the genome of Caenorhabditis elegans chromosome IV, the window tCATGTGTGTAGAACCATGTAAAAGAAGCATCCGCATTTAtcgacatttttctacatttttctaaagagaaatgtttttcacccacaaaatccaaaaaaaagcggATGAAAGCGCCCGTGAATTTTTGCCCAAACTCCATTTAtctaacaaacaaaaaataattaacgaaaaaataacaaaaaaaaaccaattcaggaaagtatttcaactttttctattggttttttggtacatttatttttctacgccgcatttttctgaatcatCTTCTTTGATAAAAacgtaaactttttttctgtattttagGCTTTTGTTTTCTAAGAGAGACGACAGCAGAGCGGGTAACCCGTGAAAACGTCCACAAAACGGGTGAAAACATCCCTGATTGtaaatcataattttcagcccaaCAAACTATTGGATGCCGTATTCTGATTAAGTACAGtgatgttttaatttattgttaataaaatatttttatattttttctctcaatctCCGACATAACAAACCTaactagggaaccgtcagaaggtgcccattGGACTTGCATATGAGATCTATGTCATTCGATTGATAAATTGCTAACCTCGATCAAAGTCGGCTGCGCATTTACCATAAGGTCCTCCTTATATCGATATTGATTCTTAACAATCactaaaaattacaacaaatagaacaattgaaaaagcaGCAAGCAAGTCTGATCTGAAactctttttcaaaactattgtTGATATGATCTCTGCACAATGGACACCATTATCATTACTCATTACATCATTACTTTCACATTATACTCTACACATCCTGCCactaaattcaaacttttgatcATTTCTCAATAATGATTTTTCCACGCTTATCATTCTCCATTTCAACATAACTCTTTCCAGTGCTTGAATATGTCCGTAAACATATTTTAATACCCTTATCTTTGTGGAAAGTCACATATTCAAAATATGTCATTTATAAAATTGCAGTATGTTACAATTTAACATTTCATTTGCCTCAGCATAATTGTTCTTTCCAGATGTTACTCAAACTTTTATATCTTGCAATACTTGTTGGCATAGTCTATGCTATTTGCCCGGACAGTAATGACCAGGAAATCAACAAACTGTGCTTCAAATTTGTGGCTCAAAAGATGACATACAATGATGCTCGTAATTGGTGTCATCACCAGAATCCAGTTGGTCCTTCCTATTTGGCGTATGTTCCGAAAAAGGATACAAGCAGTTACTTGGCATGTGAGTAACCAACCCttcccaatattttttgaatcattattaattttcagtctaCGCTCGTTCTGCATTCGGCGTAGACGCTCAACAATTTTGGATTGGTCTATTTAGGAATGTTTCTTCTGGCATGTTATCATGGGATAACGGACTGCCCGTTGGCTATACTAACTTTGGTAGCCACGTTggagaaaactatttttatgagaaaatctcaaatacGAAATGGGATACTCTGGGAGATAATGATGTGAATTATTTTGTGTGTAGTTATGATCCAATGGTTAAACCATCGACAATGATGACAAGTACAATGAAAAGCACAACGACCACCGAATTGGGTAAGTGGGAATGAATTCGTGATATTCATGAACTGGAAGTTTCAGTAAATCCTTCTTGCCAACATGATgataagaaaattgttttctttgctTACTCAAATGATCTGGATCCAACTGTTCTGTTGAACGCATTGCGTGATAACTATTTGTATTATAGCAACGTCAGTTTTGCGGTTGCGAGATTCGATGCTCTTGAGCCATTCACTATTTCGTACTTTAGTGTATATCAGTGATTGTTTCTTGTAGTAGACTAGAACATGtataaaataacattttaggCAAGTTGTCTCCTACGTTTCCTCTCATCTACCCAATTCTACATTGGCATTCGGGGATAGTACAACAGGAAGTAATGTGTTGGATGTTATTAATGTGAGTATGCACACTAATCCTACATAACGTGTATCGCACAGTacctcgaaaaaaattttctcagaaaatttgaattttccggcaaattttgtCGTAGGGCGAGATGGATGCCACTAGAAGAAAAATATCCAATCTACGCAGTCAACGCAAGAGTTTCTGGAAATGGGTCTCAAGTGCTTCCTCCAATGTCCGTGCCACGAATGGATGATTTCTTGATGGTGATCACACTTCAAAGCCATGGTAGGCCTGCATATGTTTCTATTAGGGGAACCCGGCAAATTTGTTGAATGTGCCTTTTGCTGAGCTcggcaaaattcaaaatttgccgctcacccctgGTATCTACAACGTTAATTTATCACGTTTTCAGTGCCGCTTAGCAATTTCCAATCTGCAAACCTTAGATGGTATAACAGCCAATCTTCCGACTCGAGCAGTTTTCCAGTGTACCCACCCTTGGGTTATGTAAGGATTTGGCTGAACTTTtctattaattaaaaaaataaattcagacCAATAGTAATACCGATGGtatcagaaaaattctacatgCACTTGTCTATAATATGACCATTGATTATGCCTACACCAATAGCAATGTCGAAACTATGCAGATTAGGGTGTTCAGCCAATCGTaagatatttttctttttgatatttttgcgttttctggctaaattcgtcagtttttctccattttctctcCTATATTTGATTTGAAGCATTGTTTGTCAATTATGTAACCACTTTTCcgtgaaaaaaacttgaaacccCTGAGGAAATCGccagaaatgtcaaaattggcctaaaatccgcaatttaatatttattattaatttttttttcaaaataactattttaaataattgacaaacaatatttcaaatcaaatataaaagaaaaatcgagaaaaactgacgaatttagccagaaaacgcaaaaatatcaaaaatgacgtcactcatttgcgcggtaattcaaatttcgtcagccgtttctttgattttctcaaaattgaaaaaatcataaaaattttagaaaattttttaaaattttttttacagttatattcggttattagggtccattttctgtcatttaaagaaaaaaaatttagactctactccacttttgataaaataatttaatttttagtgcTACCAACTACTGGCTGCCGTATTCGGATTGAGTGTGCTGCTTTTGAATTATGTAGATTGTGATCTGAGGATGGCAAGAACAGTTTTTGCATCTGTATTGCTTTCTTTGGATTTTCAGATGTCTCAACTAGGGTTAGCCAGACGGACAAACTCGGACTTTGTAAGTGTGATTTGTTTCTATTAACTCAATGTTATACTTTTATAATGTGTCTTTTGattaaaggtggggtaccgaaacttgagactttgcttttttagacccaaaatggtccaaaactaccgaatttcgtaatgagacgttctgaaaatttttcaaaaaaaagttatggtctttcaaagttttggaaaaaacggtctatttttagctaaaatctcaaattttggcaacttatcgGTGTCGCAGTGATTGGAActcgatttttatttgattatcatcctttaaagttttgagaggccataacttttttttgaaaaattttcagaacgtctcattacgaaattcggtagttttggaccattttgggtctaaaaacgcaaagtctcaaatttcggtaccccacctttaaacAAAATCCGGACTTCCTCGGCAACTTCTCTGCCAACTTTAGCAACTTTAACAAATTTCCAAGCGCAACAGTTGCaaaagttgaataaagttggtattaaaaatttttcatcttcTATTTGCACATCACCTTTTCCACTTCTTATCACAATGTCACCGATAACAAATGCCCataaaaggaaattttttacagtccGACTTCCAGCATTATTTTCTCCacaaaatcatatttttcgatgtatgtcaaactttttttcttggcAACACTTTCTGTGTTATCTAGTGCCGTTTGCCCAGACAGTAACGACCAGGAAATCAAAGGACTATGCTTCAAATTTGTAGCTCAGCAAGTCACATTTAATGATGCTCGTGATTGGTGTTTTAACTACAACCGAGCTGCTTCATCATATTTGGCATACGTCCCTAATCAGGAAACGAGCAATTTTTTGGCATGTGAGTATCAAGAAAATTTGTAGCAATTCCATTAGGGTTTCCTGGGAGGCAGAGCCTGACACCTGCCtccaattgaaacatttttctcgtTAAAGCTTTgtataaaatgtatttttcagtcTACGCCCGTTCAGCTTTTGGTGCGGAtgctgaaaacttttggatCGGGCTCACTAGAGATGGTTCTTCTGGCTACTATAGATGGGATAACGGATCTCCAGTTCTATACACGAACTTCGGTGATAACATAGGAAACACGTTTTTCACTGAGAGCATCTCCAATACAAAATGGTATACACTGGGGGATTTCGATAAGAACTACTTTTTGTGCAGTTATGATCCACCTGGCAATTCAACGACAAAATCTGGAATAACGACACATTGAACAACTAGTGGCACTAGATCACGGAGCTCATAGGCCGCCATTTCTTttcaattgctgaaaaatgaatataaaaattgttcgatTATTTTCAACGCCTTGGTTTTTGCttgtcatttttccaaaatcttaGAACTTGAAACTAttgtcaaaataaaaaaaactgcggTTTTTGCGCTGTATCTTCGCATTTTCTTGTCTTCCGTTTCCGTCATCGTGGGATTAATGATTTTATTTACAGGAACACCGGCCAGAAGTCAATCACGCTATGGATCAGCCACTTTGTCACTTCATTCTACAGTCGTTTGATGGAACCATCCGTGCACTACGAGTTCAATTCCCATGCCTCCAAACTTCTAGGCTACAGCAATCTCGTGTGCGTTCGCGCGCGTGCTTTGCTGTTCTATATCCTCTTTTGCTTGTCTACCATTTACCTTCAATAAAACGGTTGTGTTCCTGTGAATTGTCTgcacgaaaatttttaaaaatctacttACTTTGGCTTTCGagacaattttgaatatttcaaagaaatttttttgaaactacagttcATTGTATGTTGGGTTTCAACTTCCTGACAAGGATGGAGCAATTGAAAATGCACATTTGTTTGTAGTTTTCTCATATGTCAGTGaaatttccttgaaaatttaatttatttaattttataaaagatagaaaaaagCCAAAATGGAATAATTCACAAGACGTCAGctataaattaatttgtttcaagcaaagttgaaattgaaattgaaacttgaaaacacacatgaaattttaaattttgagttcatTTTATTATTCATTAGTATGCAATCAATGATACTCTTAGATCGATTGTCAATAAGGAGTTTCCAAATAATGTTGCGACTTCCACTCCGTACCGCCACTGCCTCAAATTATTactacacatttttttttgtagaaactcCTATGTGTTTctgataaaatgttttaatacctttttgtttatgaaaaatcacaagTCATATGCATATGcaagtattaaaaattgataagccCACTTTTTGCGTACATCTTGCGTACTCGAGACCCCCACTTGCTGCATACATCGTGTTTCGAGTCGTACtactttttttcgagtttccaGATGCTTCTTCCCAAATTTCTACTTTTAACAGCATTTCTTGAGTTTGCCAGTGCTATTTGTGCTGACAGTAATGATCAAGAAATCAAAGGATTTTGCTTCAAGTTTGTAACCCAACAGTTGACATTCACAGATGCTCGTACTTGGTGTCATTTGAAGAATCCTGTCGGTCCTTCTTATTTGGCTTATGTCCCTAGCCAGGACACATCAACTTACTTAGCATGTGAGTATACATTTCGATTAATACAAAGGGTCGACtattaccatttttttttcaaccggGATATTGCAGATTTTGGCTGTCGGCTGGTACAGCCAGCCgatacttttgaaatttttgaaaaaagagcaaatttcttcaaaactctCAAATTTCATTTACAATGTTACAAAGAATTATCGGCCGAAAGCCGACGAAATTTTATCAGTCGGCTGGCGCCGATcaagttaatttattttagtttaCGCTCGTTCTGCATTTGGCGCGGATGCTGAAGTCTTTTGGATTGGTCTCAGTAGAAACGCCTCGTCTGGATCCTTGTCTTGGGATAACGGGCTTCCAGTCGCTTATACCAATTTTGGCACAAACGTCGGAAAAAACTACTTCACTGAGAGCATCTCCAATACTAAATGGGATACACTGGGCGATGGtgatttgaatttctttgTCTGCAGTTATGCGCCTATTGTCAACTCAACGACAATGACAAGTATCACTGGTACCACAAAACGAATGACAACCACTACAATAGGTAATTAACTGAAACATTCTTCACTCCTAGACGTatcattttagaaaaacttaaTTGCAAACCCGGTGATCACCAAATTATTTTGTTCGCTTATTCAAATGACTTGGCTCCAAGTGTTGTGACGGATGCATTGTATTATTCTTCACTTTCAAGCCAATCTGTTACTTACGCCGTTTCGAGATTTGATTTACGTCAGCCAGAAGATATCCAATACTTTAGTGACTACAGGTAAGTTTTGTTCCtaaaacgtttcaaagttttaagtAACGACAGTgggaattttgtttaaatacacTCCAGTGATCCAAAATAGCCAAATataacattcaaaaaagttttaaatttttcataatttccagtcaaagttttggcaaattgccgaatattttaaaattatttatttatttatttcaatacgaTTTTTGAATCGCGTCATTAGAAAAGAATACAAAAATCATTGttttactgatttttgaaattatctgCAAGAAGTTCCGCTTTTTCTTGGTCTGTGCTGACTAATGCCCCCGATGCAGTTGTTAAACTAGATAGATGTATCTGTTTAGACTTGATGAGATTTTTTACATCATGAGTGAACTCAGAGTTCCCTCCGGATTTGAGCGCTTTCAATTTAAggtttctttggttttttgaagctttttcctatattttctAGATGTGCATACATTAAAAAGAAATGCTTCAATGTTGTTTGTTTTCGCAGCTGTGGTGTATAATTTAGCAGCAAATTCTTTGAGTAAGGTTAAGTATGGTGGGagtgaacttttttgtgttAATTTTTTAGGCACTGAAACTTCAAACGCGTTTTTCATATTCGTCAGGAATATCCGAAACATCGTATCTATTGAGTTTGTAGGTGAGAATAACTCTAGCTCGCGTATATTTTAAATGCGCAAGCAAACAGGTCTATATTTGTGAAATCATGTTACTCTTTGTACTCACGTCGCAGTTCATTTAGTATTTCTAGAGAAAAATCAGCTTGCAATTACTGAATATCACATCTAAGATGTTGTGTGACCTTTTTGGGACTTTGACGTGCTGAACCAGGTCATGCGATCTGCAGAAATCGAGCAAAAGTGTTTCCAAACCCGGATATTCGGTTAAGATATTTATTCAGCAGAGAAATAGTGTCGGTATAAGTTACAGACCTCGGTATATGCAGGTGCAGACGGTATATTTTTA includes:
- the clec-75 gene encoding C-type lectin domain-containing protein (Confirmed by transcript evidence), producing the protein MLLKLLYLAILVGIVYAICPDSNDQEINKLCFKFVAQKMTYNDARNWCHHQNPVGPSYLAYVPKKDTSSYLAFYARSAFGVDAQQFWIGLFRNVSSGMLSWDNGLPVGYTNFGSHVGENYFYEKISNTKWDTLGDNDVNYFVCSYDPMVKPSTMMTSTMKSTTTTELVNPSCQHDDKKIVFFAYSNDLDPTVLLNALRDNYLYYSNVSFAVARFDALEPFTISYFSVYQQVVSYVSSHLPNSTLAFGDSTTGSNVLDVINYLEKNFLRKFEFSGKFCRRARWMPLEEKYPIYAVNARVSGNGSQVLPPMSVPRMDDFLMVITLQSHVPLSNFQSANLRWYNSQSSDSSSFPVYPPLGYTNSNTDGIRKILHALVYNMTIDYAYTNSNVETMQIRVFSQSATNYWLPYSD
- the Y46C8AM.1 gene encoding C-type lectin domain-containing protein (Confirmed by transcript evidence), whose protein sequence is MYVKLFFLATLSVLSSAVCPDSNDQEIKGLCFKFVAQQVTFNDARDWCFNYNRAASSYLAYVPNQETSNFLAFYARSAFGADAENFWIGLTRDGSSGYYRWDNGSPVLYTNFGDNIGNTFFTESISNTKWYTLGDFDKNYFLCSYDPPGNSTTKSGITTH